From Deinococcus misasensis DSM 22328, one genomic window encodes:
- a CDS encoding sulfite exporter TauE/SafE family protein — MTLLDLLILLPVAFLTSVVSVVTGATSLITVPVMLLLGMSAPEAIASNMVALTALSLGASMQYHKGGEIQPERLKTLTVLTLLGSLLGALMVGWLPVKALKGVVVGAMLLMAVVVLRPIRTTQVQYRPQVGHPLTFLLGVYGGLFSGGYVTLLTVVFQHTLGFSLREAVASTKWMNVCSSLVAVVVFTLQEQVVWPIALLMAVTMFFGARAGVVWTRGWSEATLRRVFTFAVLLLAARALVMDVPWAEMF, encoded by the coding sequence ATGACCTTGCTGGATCTGCTGATTTTGCTTCCGGTGGCTTTTCTGACCAGTGTGGTCAGTGTGGTCACGGGGGCCACTTCCCTGATCACGGTTCCGGTGATGCTGCTTCTTGGCATGTCTGCACCAGAGGCCATCGCCAGCAACATGGTGGCCCTGACGGCCCTCAGTCTGGGGGCCTCCATGCAGTACCACAAAGGCGGAGAAATTCAACCAGAGCGCCTGAAAACCCTCACTGTCCTGACGTTGCTGGGTTCCTTGCTCGGGGCCTTGATGGTCGGATGGTTGCCGGTCAAAGCCCTGAAAGGGGTGGTGGTGGGTGCCATGCTGCTTATGGCGGTGGTGGTGCTCAGGCCCATCAGAACAACACAGGTTCAGTATCGTCCACAGGTGGGGCATCCGTTAACATTCCTGCTCGGGGTGTATGGAGGTCTGTTCAGCGGAGGGTACGTCACCTTGCTGACTGTGGTGTTTCAACACACCCTCGGTTTCTCCTTGCGTGAAGCGGTGGCCAGCACCAAATGGATGAACGTGTGTTCCTCTCTGGTGGCCGTGGTGGTTTTCACCTTGCAGGAGCAGGTGGTGTGGCCCATCGCCCTCCTGATGGCCGTCACCATGTTCTTTGGTGCAAGGGCCGGGGTGGTCTGGACCCGAGGGTGGTCGGAAGCCACCCTGCGCAGGGTGTTCACTTTTGCGGTCTTGCTGCTGGCTGCGCGGGCTCTGGTGATGGATGTGCCGTGGGCAGAGATGTTTTAG
- a CDS encoding rhodanese-like domain-containing protein yields MSDSRKPASIEPADLQKLLQKQDPLIIDMRSLEEFQAGHVKGALHIPIDQLESHIAELPSDRTIVPYCNMFHPGQSRGEKARDQLQAFGLDAQVLQGGFPAWRDADLPTETDPE; encoded by the coding sequence ATGAGTGACTCCAGAAAGCCAGCCTCCATTGAGCCAGCAGACCTTCAAAAATTGCTGCAGAAACAGGATCCCCTCATCATCGACATGCGTTCTCTGGAAGAATTTCAGGCAGGGCATGTCAAAGGTGCCCTGCACATCCCCATCGATCAACTGGAATCGCACATCGCTGAATTGCCCTCAGACCGGACCATCGTGCCGTACTGCAACATGTTCCACCCCGGACAGTCCAGAGGGGAAAAAGCCCGCGACCAGTTGCAGGCTTTCGGTCTGGATGCACAGGTGTTGCAGGGAGGTTTCCCTGCATGGAGGGATGCCGATTTGCCCACCGAAACCGACCCTGAATGA
- a CDS encoding LLM class flavin-dependent oxidoreductase, whose translation MTASQKQLKLGAFLMTDGHHIAAWRHQEANPEAHTSFQHFVDLAQKAEKAKFDAIFFADSAAAWIDDEGVFQYTSRGAHFEPVTLLSALATVTQNIGLIATQTTTYNEPYHLARKFASLDQISGGRAGWNLVTSANAREALNFNRDEHVRFEERYDRAHEFAQVVIGLWDSWEDDAFIRNASTGQFSDPEKVHVLNHSGKHFKVKGPLNVPRSLQGRPVIVQAGSSEEGKELAAATAEVVFTAQQTLEDAQAFYRDLKGRLKKHGRHEDDLKIMPGVLVYVAPTEEEARAKFESIQSLVLPEVGLAQLSSLLGVDLSGHDVNGPVPELPLTNNNRSRQGLLVEQARRNNLTIRDLYLAVTGGRGHWQVIGTPEQVADQLEERFLNGAADGFNVMGPVLPGGLDDFIELVLPELRKRGLFRTEYEGTTLRENLGLKRPENVHRKKVAALV comes from the coding sequence ATGACTGCATCCCAGAAACAATTGAAACTCGGGGCTTTCCTGATGACCGACGGGCACCACATCGCCGCATGGCGTCACCAAGAGGCCAATCCAGAGGCGCACACCAGCTTCCAGCATTTTGTGGACCTCGCCCAGAAAGCCGAAAAAGCCAAATTTGATGCCATCTTTTTTGCCGACTCTGCCGCTGCATGGATTGACGATGAAGGGGTGTTCCAGTACACCTCCAGAGGGGCACACTTTGAACCCGTGACCCTGCTTTCTGCTCTGGCCACCGTGACCCAGAACATCGGCCTGATTGCCACCCAGACCACCACCTACAACGAGCCTTACCATCTGGCACGCAAATTTGCTTCTCTGGACCAGATCAGCGGAGGACGGGCGGGTTGGAATCTGGTGACCTCTGCCAACGCCAGAGAAGCCCTGAACTTCAACCGGGATGAGCACGTCCGTTTCGAGGAACGCTACGACCGGGCACACGAATTTGCTCAGGTGGTGATCGGGCTGTGGGACAGCTGGGAAGACGATGCCTTCATCCGCAATGCCAGCACCGGGCAGTTCTCAGACCCCGAGAAGGTGCATGTGCTCAACCACTCGGGCAAACACTTCAAAGTGAAAGGCCCCCTGAACGTGCCCCGTTCCCTTCAGGGTAGACCCGTGATTGTGCAAGCCGGTTCTTCAGAAGAAGGCAAAGAACTTGCAGCAGCAACCGCAGAAGTGGTGTTCACTGCACAGCAAACGCTTGAAGATGCACAGGCTTTTTACCGGGACCTCAAAGGCCGACTGAAGAAACACGGTCGCCACGAAGACGATTTGAAAATCATGCCCGGCGTGCTGGTCTATGTGGCCCCCACCGAAGAAGAAGCCCGTGCCAAATTCGAATCCATCCAGTCTCTGGTGCTTCCAGAGGTCGGACTGGCACAACTGTCCAGCTTGCTGGGTGTGGACCTCTCTGGACACGATGTGAACGGTCCGGTGCCCGAGTTGCCCCTCACCAACAACAACCGCAGCCGTCAAGGTTTGCTGGTCGAGCAAGCCCGACGCAACAACCTGACCATCCGCGACCTGTACCTTGCAGTCACAGGAGGACGGGGGCACTGGCAGGTGATTGGCACCCCCGAGCAGGTGGCCGACCAGTTGGAAGAACGCTTCCTGAACGGTGCAGCCGATGGTTTCAACGTGATGGGTCCGGTGCTGCCCGGTGGTCTGGACGATTTCATCGAACTGGTGCTCCCAGAGTTGCGCAAACGGGGCCTGTTCCGCACGGAATACGAAGGCACCACCCTCAGGGAAAACCTCGGGCTGAAAAGGCCAGAGAACGTGCACCGGAAAAAAGTTGCAGCTCTGGTTTGA